Proteins from a genomic interval of Rhodococcus rhodochrous:
- a CDS encoding Clp protease N-terminal domain-containing protein — MEPIRPSHPIRLDDLIDAIKKVHDDPLEQLSDAVIAADHLGEVADHLIGHFVDQARRSGKSWSEIGQSMGVSKQAAQKRFVSKSDNDLDPEQGFSRFTPRAQNTVMASMNEARATGSREITPVHLILGLLVDTESLAARALAAQDVDFAALRSAAVATLPEPTSDVPELVPYDAGARKALELTFREALRLGHNYIGTEHILLALLELENGDGVLSAAGVNKSAVEKKVAEDLAAIVEAQQAEDGKTGS; from the coding sequence ATGGAACCCATTCGTCCTTCCCATCCCATCCGGCTCGACGACCTCATCGACGCGATCAAGAAGGTCCACGATGATCCACTCGAACAGCTCTCCGATGCCGTCATCGCGGCCGACCACCTCGGCGAGGTCGCCGATCACCTGATCGGACACTTCGTCGACCAGGCCCGACGTTCCGGCAAGTCGTGGTCGGAGATCGGCCAGAGCATGGGCGTGTCCAAGCAGGCAGCCCAGAAACGGTTCGTGTCGAAGAGCGACAACGACCTCGACCCCGAGCAGGGGTTCTCGCGATTCACCCCGCGCGCACAGAACACCGTGATGGCGTCGATGAACGAAGCACGTGCCACGGGAAGCCGCGAGATCACGCCCGTCCATCTGATCCTCGGTCTGCTCGTCGACACCGAGTCGCTCGCCGCCCGCGCACTCGCGGCCCAGGACGTCGACTTCGCGGCGCTGCGCTCGGCCGCCGTGGCGACGCTCCCCGAACCGACGAGCGACGTCCCCGAACTCGTCCCGTACGACGCGGGTGCCCGCAAGGCCCTCGAGCTGACCTTCCGCGAAGCCCTGCGACTCGGGCACAACTACATCGGCACCGAGCACATCCTCCTCGCGCTCCTCGAACTCGAGAACGGCGACGGCGTGCTCTCGGCGGCCGGCGTGAACAAGAGCGCCGTGGAGAAGAAGGTCGCGGAGGATCTCGCCGCGATCGTCGAGGCCCAGCAGGCCGAGGACGGCAAGACCGGGTCGTAG
- a CDS encoding cytochrome P450 gives MTRAESDRATTSGCPVHNFNYTELQKAGTWFEKYDELRSESAVYRNEFGPGFYSVVNYEGILDLLQRPDTFSNSVVTPLDPNPAFKWIPEMLDGDEHHQWRRQLGPLFSPKWVESLEPHIRECAAGLADEIASRSDNQVDFMREFAQVFPATIFLELMGMPVEELDQFMEWEHAILHATANDLEAHGERQFAAMQAVMGRFASIIAERRAEPKDDIVSKALTFEIDGEPVKDEDLLSFCLLMFMAGLDTVAATLGWTFYHLASHPEDRARIVEDPSIIPSAVEEFLRAYAIVVPARKVMHDTELQGVQLKAGDMVNFPLSGATRDEEAFDGAAEVDIERSPNNHIAFGAGPHRCLGSHLARRELRIALEEWHKRIPEYRLVPGVELTETGGQLGLTSLPIEWDRA, from the coding sequence ATGACCCGAGCCGAATCCGACCGAGCCACCACCTCCGGTTGCCCCGTCCACAACTTCAACTACACCGAGCTGCAGAAGGCCGGCACGTGGTTCGAGAAGTACGACGAGCTGCGCAGTGAATCCGCCGTCTACCGGAACGAATTCGGTCCGGGTTTCTACTCGGTGGTGAATTACGAGGGCATCCTCGACCTGCTCCAGCGGCCCGACACCTTCTCGAACAGCGTCGTCACTCCGCTCGACCCGAACCCGGCCTTCAAGTGGATCCCGGAGATGCTCGACGGCGACGAGCACCACCAGTGGCGACGGCAGCTCGGCCCACTGTTCTCACCCAAGTGGGTGGAGTCGCTCGAACCACACATCCGTGAGTGTGCCGCGGGACTGGCCGACGAGATCGCGTCGCGGTCGGACAACCAGGTGGACTTCATGCGCGAGTTCGCGCAGGTCTTCCCCGCGACGATCTTCCTCGAACTCATGGGCATGCCGGTCGAGGAACTCGACCAGTTCATGGAGTGGGAACACGCGATCCTGCACGCCACCGCGAACGATCTCGAAGCCCACGGGGAGCGTCAGTTCGCGGCCATGCAGGCCGTGATGGGACGGTTCGCCTCGATCATCGCCGAGCGGCGTGCCGAACCCAAGGACGACATCGTCAGCAAGGCACTGACCTTCGAGATCGACGGTGAGCCCGTCAAGGACGAGGATCTGCTCTCCTTCTGCCTCCTGATGTTCATGGCCGGACTCGACACGGTGGCCGCGACCCTGGGATGGACGTTCTATCACCTGGCGTCGCATCCGGAGGATCGGGCGCGCATCGTCGAGGATCCGTCGATCATCCCCAGTGCGGTCGAGGAGTTCCTCCGCGCCTACGCGATCGTCGTTCCGGCCCGGAAGGTCATGCACGACACCGAACTCCAGGGTGTGCAGCTGAAGGCCGGCGACATGGTGAACTTCCCGCTGAGCGGCGCGACCCGCGACGAGGAGGCCTTCGACGGTGCTGCGGAGGTCGACATCGAACGCTCACCGAACAACCACATCGCCTTCGGTGCGGGTCCACACCGCTGCCTCGGCTCCCACCTCGCGCGACGTGAACTGCGTATCGCTCTGGAGGAGTGGCACAAGCGGATTCCGGAGTACCGCCTCGTTCCGGGTGTCGAGCTCACCGAGACCGGCGGTCAGCTCGGTCTCACCTCGCTGCCGATCGAATGGGACCGGGCCTGA
- a CDS encoding superoxide dismutase family protein: protein MNTRHACLVAGFSVATLVAAGCSSDDSSTDTETTVETPPTSLTTTTTDSMPTPLPGMSGDAFGLPNEGGDDDNAFTYDEAAVPVGATFDVESEEENGRTTVTLRVMGLQPDRDFGAHVHTQRCGPNPPDSGPHYQNQVDPAANPDSPSTDPAYANPQNEIWLDITTDAQGNAEASTTVDWEFRDDEANSVVLHAQHTMTAPGEAGQAGDRLACIDEDF from the coding sequence ATGAACACACGCCACGCATGTCTCGTCGCGGGCTTCTCCGTCGCCACGCTCGTGGCCGCCGGGTGCAGCAGCGACGACTCGTCGACCGATACCGAGACCACCGTCGAGACCCCGCCCACTTCGCTCACGACCACCACCACCGATTCCATGCCCACGCCGCTGCCCGGAATGAGTGGCGACGCCTTCGGGCTCCCGAACGAGGGAGGCGACGACGACAACGCCTTCACCTACGACGAAGCGGCCGTGCCGGTCGGCGCGACCTTCGACGTCGAATCCGAAGAGGAGAACGGCCGGACCACCGTCACCCTCAGGGTGATGGGTCTGCAACCCGATCGGGACTTCGGGGCGCACGTCCACACGCAGCGGTGCGGGCCGAACCCGCCCGATTCGGGGCCGCACTACCAGAACCAGGTCGACCCGGCGGCGAACCCCGACTCGCCGTCCACCGATCCCGCCTACGCCAATCCTCAGAACGAGATCTGGCTCGACATCACCACCGACGCGCAGGGCAACGCCGAGGCGTCCACGACCGTCGATTGGGAGTTCCGCGACGACGAGGCCAATTCGGTGGTGCTCCACGCCCAGCACACCATGACCGCACCGGGTGAGGCAGGGCAGGCCGGCGACCGGCTCGCCTGCATCGACGAGGACTTCTGA
- a CDS encoding mycofactocin-coupled SDR family oxidoreductase, with protein sequence MGRLQDKVVFVTGVARGQGRTHAVRLAREGAKIIGVDLCDNIKTNAYPLASPEDLTETTRLVEEAGGTLLTTVADVRDRQALFDAVQRGAEEFGRLDGIVAQAGICPLGTDDPQAFMDAFTVDFVGVVNAVEAGLPHLADGGSIVATGSLAALLPGATDNPTNGTGGLGYSLAKRMISSFVNDLSVVLGPKKIRVNAVHPTNCNTDMLNSEVMYRQFRPDLESPTLEDALPVFPVMSVMNVPYVEPEDVTDTVLFLLSDESRYITGMQMRVDAGGYVRNRPATPAF encoded by the coding sequence ATGGGCCGTTTGCAGGACAAAGTCGTCTTCGTCACCGGCGTCGCCCGCGGTCAGGGACGCACTCACGCAGTGCGTCTGGCGCGCGAAGGCGCGAAGATCATCGGCGTCGACCTCTGCGACAACATCAAGACCAACGCCTACCCCCTGGCGTCGCCGGAGGATCTCACCGAGACCACCCGCCTCGTCGAGGAGGCCGGCGGCACACTGCTCACCACCGTCGCCGACGTCCGCGACCGCCAGGCCCTGTTCGACGCCGTGCAGCGCGGCGCCGAGGAGTTCGGCCGGCTCGACGGCATCGTGGCCCAGGCGGGAATCTGCCCCTTGGGAACCGACGATCCGCAGGCCTTCATGGACGCCTTCACCGTCGACTTCGTCGGTGTCGTCAACGCGGTCGAGGCCGGCCTTCCGCACCTCGCCGACGGCGGGTCGATCGTGGCCACCGGCAGCCTCGCGGCCCTGCTCCCCGGCGCCACCGACAATCCCACCAACGGCACGGGCGGACTCGGTTACTCCCTGGCCAAGCGGATGATCTCGTCGTTCGTCAACGACCTGTCGGTCGTGCTGGGACCGAAGAAGATTCGCGTCAACGCAGTACACCCCACGAACTGCAACACCGACATGCTCAACAGCGAGGTGATGTACCGGCAGTTCCGGCCCGATCTCGAGTCGCCCACCCTCGAGGACGCCCTGCCGGTCTTCCCCGTCATGAGCGTGATGAACGTGCCCTACGTCGAACCCGAGGACGTCACCGACACGGTGCTGTTCCTGCTCTCCGACGAGTCGCGGTACATCACGGGCATGCAGATGCGCGTCGATGCCGGCGGCTACGTGCGCAATCGTCCCGCCACCCCGGCCTTCTGA
- a CDS encoding amidohydrolase family protein has protein sequence MPLQDHMHLISTDDHLIEHPALWSDRLPSKFLEAGPKIVEKELPKAIHVGDGDRALDAATKIAQVWEYEGRIYPYIGLNAVAGKKPEEYGVEPTRYDEMLPGCYDPKARVQDMDIDGVQATLSFPSFPRFAGTVFLEGQDKDLALLCVQAWNDYILDEWCPTAPDRLVPLTILPLWSVEEAVKEVHRTAAKGSRAISFVENPVPLGLPSFHTDHWDPLFSAVEETGQPLCVHFGTSGQAPITAPEAPMAVMIALFGCNSMYATADLLFSPVFHKHPRLKFMLSEGGIGWVPYMLERMDQTWQKHRYYQNINQSVRPSELFAKHIYGCFIDDQFGVDNRAAVGIDNITWEGDYPHSDSNWPNSRKVVQEQMRLVPDEDVHKIVELNARGLFNFPRA, from the coding sequence ATGCCATTGCAGGACCACATGCACCTGATCTCCACCGACGATCACCTGATCGAGCACCCGGCGTTGTGGTCGGACCGGTTGCCGTCGAAGTTCCTCGAAGCCGGCCCGAAGATCGTCGAGAAAGAACTGCCGAAGGCCATCCACGTCGGCGACGGCGACCGCGCGCTCGACGCCGCGACCAAGATCGCGCAGGTGTGGGAGTACGAGGGACGTATCTACCCGTACATCGGCCTCAACGCCGTGGCGGGCAAGAAGCCCGAGGAGTACGGCGTCGAACCCACGCGGTACGACGAGATGCTGCCGGGCTGCTACGACCCGAAGGCCCGTGTGCAGGACATGGACATCGACGGTGTGCAGGCCACCCTGTCGTTCCCGTCCTTCCCCCGGTTCGCCGGCACCGTCTTCCTCGAGGGGCAGGACAAGGATTTGGCCCTGCTCTGCGTGCAGGCGTGGAACGACTACATTCTCGACGAATGGTGCCCCACCGCACCCGATCGCCTGGTCCCGCTGACGATCCTGCCGCTGTGGTCGGTGGAGGAGGCCGTCAAGGAGGTGCACCGCACCGCCGCGAAGGGTTCGCGCGCCATCTCGTTCGTGGAGAACCCCGTCCCGCTCGGTCTGCCGTCCTTCCACACCGATCACTGGGACCCGCTGTTCTCGGCGGTGGAGGAGACCGGCCAGCCGCTGTGTGTGCACTTCGGCACGTCGGGTCAGGCACCGATCACCGCTCCCGAAGCACCGATGGCGGTGATGATCGCACTCTTCGGCTGCAACTCGATGTACGCGACCGCCGACCTGCTGTTCTCGCCGGTCTTCCACAAGCATCCGCGCCTGAAGTTCATGCTCTCCGAGGGTGGCATCGGCTGGGTGCCCTACATGCTCGAGCGGATGGACCAGACCTGGCAGAAGCACCGCTACTACCAGAACATCAATCAGAGCGTCCGGCCGTCGGAGTTGTTCGCCAAGCATATCTACGGCTGCTTCATCGACGACCAGTTCGGTGTCGACAACCGCGCGGCCGTGGGCATCGACAACATCACCTGGGAGGGTGACTACCCGCACTCCGACTCGAACTGGCCCAACAGTCGCAAGGTGGTCCAGGAGCAGATGCGCCTGGTGCCCGACGAGGACGTCCATAAGATCGTCGAACTCAACGCGCGGGGGCTGTTCAATTTTCCGCGTGCGTGA
- a CDS encoding TetR/AcrR family transcriptional regulator translates to MDESVTTNEMSLRERLVRAADEEIRHRGTVSVSMTAIAERAGVSRATAFRQLGGAQEMIVQVGLLRAERHIERALDRSAGHGDIFAKMEDTMAYNARELPEDPVIVALMAQHSASARHPDILAVTSAVSEPLLRTGQEAGLIRTDIPLEELLEYLIEQTFLAAEDPKRSDEAARLRFRRYVVPALRPQPSEGGGDAAREDLEKALEAATEALAVANRAARRLRHDATE, encoded by the coding sequence ATGGACGAGTCCGTGACGACCAACGAGATGAGCTTGCGCGAGCGCCTCGTCCGCGCCGCCGACGAGGAGATCCGGCACCGCGGCACCGTGTCCGTGAGCATGACCGCGATCGCTGAACGCGCAGGTGTCTCCCGAGCGACGGCGTTCCGGCAGCTCGGCGGGGCCCAGGAGATGATCGTCCAGGTAGGGCTGCTTCGCGCCGAGCGTCATATCGAACGCGCACTCGACCGCTCGGCCGGCCACGGCGACATCTTCGCCAAGATGGAAGACACGATGGCCTATAACGCCCGGGAACTCCCCGAGGACCCGGTGATCGTCGCTCTCATGGCTCAGCATTCGGCGTCGGCGCGCCATCCCGACATCCTCGCCGTCACCTCGGCGGTCTCCGAGCCCCTGCTCCGCACCGGACAGGAGGCAGGACTCATCCGCACCGACATCCCGCTGGAGGAATTGCTCGAATACCTCATCGAGCAGACCTTTCTCGCGGCCGAGGACCCCAAGCGCTCCGACGAGGCCGCACGCCTGCGCTTTCGCAGATATGTCGTCCCCGCCCTACGCCCTCAGCCCTCCGAGGGCGGTGGCGATGCCGCACGCGAGGACCTCGAGAAGGCCCTCGAGGCGGCCACCGAGGCGCTCGCCGTCGCGAACCGCGCGGCACGCAGGTTGAGGCACGACGCCACCGAATGA
- a CDS encoding CaiB/BaiF CoA transferase family protein, producing the protein MDRPLEGIRILEVAQFTFVPAAGAVLADWGADIVKVEHAENGDAQRGLVRVLGLDASKAGSSFAPIMEGPNRSKRSIGIDLANPEARPVLEELIRRSDVFLTNYLPGPRAKLSITLEDVRAINPKIIYVTGSGFGTEGPDADKGAYDATAFWARGGSADGVMPPDADHMAFMPSGAYGDNIGGMTIAGGIAAAIAGRERTGQPSEVDVSLLAVGAWATQFSVNLSLFTGGPLPKVQRKTAAPGNPLSGSYRTADGRWLQFSMLQPTRYWNEFVTALGLAHLVDDERFASMEAIFQHAEEIGGWFADAIAQRDYDDWLEVFASLTGQWAPVQDGWDLGHDEALVANGRIVEVVDADGKPQKLVASPVKFDNAPVKMTRAPQFAEHTDDILRELGFDDDKLIELKIAGAVT; encoded by the coding sequence ATGGACCGTCCCTTGGAGGGCATCCGCATTCTCGAGGTCGCACAGTTCACCTTCGTTCCCGCCGCCGGCGCCGTGCTCGCCGACTGGGGAGCCGACATCGTGAAGGTCGAGCACGCCGAGAACGGTGACGCCCAGCGCGGACTCGTCCGTGTGCTCGGGCTCGACGCGAGCAAGGCGGGATCGTCGTTCGCGCCGATCATGGAAGGACCCAACCGCAGCAAACGCAGCATCGGAATCGACCTCGCCAACCCCGAGGCGCGACCGGTCCTCGAGGAGTTGATCCGGCGCAGCGACGTCTTCCTGACCAACTACCTCCCCGGACCGCGCGCGAAGCTCTCGATCACCCTCGAAGACGTCCGCGCCATCAACCCGAAGATCATCTACGTCACCGGAAGCGGTTTCGGCACCGAAGGTCCCGACGCCGACAAGGGTGCCTACGACGCCACGGCATTCTGGGCGCGCGGCGGAAGCGCCGACGGTGTCATGCCGCCGGATGCCGACCACATGGCGTTCATGCCGTCCGGCGCGTACGGAGACAACATCGGTGGCATGACCATCGCGGGCGGGATCGCCGCCGCGATCGCCGGCCGGGAACGCACGGGGCAGCCGTCGGAGGTCGACGTCTCGTTGCTCGCGGTGGGAGCCTGGGCCACCCAGTTCTCCGTCAACCTCTCGTTGTTCACCGGTGGTCCGCTGCCGAAGGTGCAGCGCAAGACCGCCGCGCCCGGCAATCCCCTCAGCGGCTCGTACCGCACTGCCGACGGACGCTGGCTGCAGTTCTCGATGCTCCAGCCCACGCGCTACTGGAACGAATTCGTCACCGCTCTCGGTCTCGCACACCTCGTCGACGACGAGCGCTTCGCGTCGATGGAGGCGATCTTCCAGCACGCCGAGGAGATCGGCGGCTGGTTCGCCGACGCGATCGCGCAACGCGACTACGACGACTGGCTCGAGGTGTTCGCGTCCCTGACCGGGCAGTGGGCGCCGGTGCAGGACGGTTGGGATCTCGGGCACGACGAAGCGCTCGTGGCGAACGGGCGGATCGTGGAGGTGGTCGACGCCGACGGCAAGCCGCAGAAGCTCGTGGCGAGCCCGGTGAAGTTCGACAACGCGCCGGTGAAGATGACGCGGGCACCCCAGTTCGCCGAACACACCGACGACATCCTGCGCGAACTCGGGTTCGACGACGACAAGCTCATCGAACTCAAGATCGCCGGGGCCGTCACGTAA
- a CDS encoding aldehyde dehydrogenase family protein, translating into MTHDFSRLFIDGAWVDSDGGEILDVHNPANGELVGRAPQATVSDVRRAIAAARRAFDEGPWPLMTPHERAQVMLRMADALDKRRAELVDLSIAEAGSTRALAEYLQVGIPLQHFRDMAERILPSFDFEKPVLPTIGQGIGQGVVLREPAGVAALISAYNFPLFLNIMKVAPALAAGCTAVLKPAPTTPLEALILGTIAEEAGLPPGVLNIVTGDTEAGRELTTSRDVDLVSFTGSDTVGRAVYEQAAPTLKKVVLELGGKSANIICEDADLAKVAESVIGNMVTHSGQGCSLFTRTLVHRSRYDELVAYVTAGLGTITVGDPADPSVMMGPLISEAQRTKVEKLIARGVEEGAKIAFGGGRPAGLDKGYFVEPTLFVDVDNSMDIAQKEFFGPVGVIIPFDDDDHAVRLANESEFGLGGSIFAADPARAYGIAKRIRTGFVSINGGGGGVTPHVPFGGYKQSGLGREWGAAGLDEYLETKAVTWSAASGG; encoded by the coding sequence GTGACACACGACTTTTCCCGGCTGTTCATCGACGGTGCCTGGGTCGACAGCGACGGCGGCGAGATCCTCGACGTCCACAATCCCGCGAACGGCGAACTCGTCGGCCGCGCCCCGCAGGCCACCGTCTCCGACGTCCGCCGGGCGATCGCCGCCGCCCGGCGCGCGTTCGACGAGGGACCATGGCCGCTCATGACCCCGCACGAACGCGCCCAGGTGATGCTGCGCATGGCCGACGCCCTCGACAAGCGCCGCGCCGAACTGGTCGACCTGAGCATCGCCGAGGCCGGTTCCACCCGGGCACTCGCCGAATACCTGCAGGTGGGTATTCCACTGCAGCACTTCCGCGACATGGCCGAACGCATCCTGCCGTCCTTCGATTTCGAGAAGCCCGTGCTCCCGACCATCGGACAGGGCATCGGGCAGGGCGTCGTGCTGCGCGAACCCGCCGGTGTCGCGGCCCTGATCTCGGCGTACAACTTCCCGCTCTTCCTCAACATCATGAAGGTCGCGCCCGCGCTCGCCGCCGGATGCACCGCGGTCCTCAAGCCGGCACCCACGACGCCTCTCGAGGCGCTGATCCTCGGCACGATCGCCGAGGAGGCCGGGCTCCCGCCGGGCGTGCTCAACATCGTCACCGGCGACACCGAGGCCGGCCGCGAACTCACCACCAGCCGCGACGTCGACCTGGTGAGCTTCACCGGCTCCGACACGGTGGGCCGCGCGGTCTACGAACAGGCCGCCCCCACCCTGAAGAAGGTCGTTCTCGAACTCGGCGGCAAGTCGGCCAACATCATCTGCGAGGACGCCGACCTGGCGAAGGTCGCCGAATCGGTGATCGGCAACATGGTCACCCACTCCGGGCAGGGATGCTCGCTGTTCACCCGCACTCTCGTGCACCGTTCCCGCTACGACGAACTCGTCGCCTACGTGACCGCGGGACTGGGGACCATCACGGTCGGCGACCCCGCAGATCCGAGTGTCATGATGGGTCCGCTCATCAGCGAGGCGCAGCGCACCAAGGTCGAGAAGCTCATCGCCCGCGGGGTCGAGGAAGGCGCGAAGATCGCTTTCGGTGGAGGTCGCCCCGCCGGACTCGACAAGGGTTACTTCGTCGAACCGACCCTGTTCGTCGACGTCGACAACTCGATGGACATCGCGCAGAAGGAGTTCTTCGGCCCGGTCGGTGTCATCATCCCGTTCGACGACGACGATCACGCCGTCCGTCTCGCCAACGAGAGCGAATTCGGCCTCGGGGGAAGCATATTCGCCGCCGACCCGGCGCGCGCCTACGGCATCGCCAAGCGCATCCGCACCGGTTTCGTGTCGATCAACGGAGGCGGTGGGGGAGTGACCCCGCACGTTCCGTTCGGTGGCTACAAGCAGTCGGGACTCGGACGCGAATGGGGCGCAGCCGGACTCGACGAGTACCTGGAAACCAAGGCCGTCACATGGAGCGCCGCCAGCGGCGGCTGA
- a CDS encoding DUF7065 domain-containing protein, which produces MTDSTVAEEFTTDGGFTAEDDGLHPVSDNFYETETFWFSFFVPERNIGAWVYVSVRANAGTTGGGLWLWDHTGSEPWNVPFFEGFSHLKPPKFEDGVLTSPTGATITVVQPGMEYSVRYDDRDRITADLHFVGLERPVPLRSGSPPYPSASHYDQTGRVTGTVVLDGERIDVDCYAMRDRSWGPRTERGYRRVGYTWLADPQLTLLTYSAPTDDSDDIHSGYVRRGEDVVAVRGGHRKAGRDPERGWIESLDLTAVDESGAEITVSGRARSRLILPGSTNICINTLLEFDVDGRIVYGEDQDVWPIKEFRAAVRPG; this is translated from the coding sequence ATGACGGATTCCACTGTTGCCGAAGAATTCACGACGGACGGTGGATTCACGGCGGAGGACGACGGTCTGCATCCCGTCTCCGACAACTTCTACGAGACGGAGACCTTCTGGTTCTCGTTCTTCGTGCCGGAGCGCAACATCGGTGCCTGGGTGTACGTGAGCGTCCGGGCCAACGCCGGCACGACCGGTGGGGGATTGTGGTTGTGGGACCACACCGGTAGCGAACCGTGGAATGTTCCCTTCTTCGAGGGGTTCTCGCATCTCAAGCCACCGAAGTTCGAGGACGGTGTGCTGACGAGCCCCACGGGAGCGACGATCACGGTCGTGCAGCCGGGGATGGAGTACTCGGTCCGCTACGACGATCGCGACCGCATCACCGCCGACCTGCACTTCGTCGGGCTCGAGCGGCCGGTGCCGCTCCGCAGCGGGTCACCGCCGTATCCGTCGGCGTCGCACTACGACCAGACCGGACGCGTCACCGGCACCGTCGTGCTCGACGGCGAACGCATCGACGTCGACTGCTACGCGATGCGCGACCGTTCGTGGGGGCCGCGGACCGAACGTGGCTACCGCCGTGTGGGTTACACATGGCTGGCCGATCCGCAGCTCACCCTCCTCACCTATTCGGCACCCACCGACGACAGCGACGACATCCACTCCGGGTATGTGCGCCGGGGAGAGGACGTCGTCGCGGTGCGCGGCGGGCACCGGAAGGCCGGCCGCGATCCCGAGCGAGGATGGATCGAGTCGCTGGATCTGACCGCGGTCGACGAGAGCGGTGCCGAGATCACCGTGAGCGGTCGCGCTCGGAGCCGCCTGATCCTGCCGGGATCGACGAACATCTGCATCAACACGTTGCTCGAGTTCGACGTGGACGGCCGCATCGTCTACGGCGAGGACCAGGACGTCTGGCCGATCAAGGAGTTCCGGGCAGCGGTACGTCCCGGCTGA
- a CDS encoding ferredoxin, which produces MRLTIDTAKCSGHARCWEAAPEVFDIDDNGYALPLDREVSEPVDAAVRAGVAACPERAITLS; this is translated from the coding sequence ATGAGACTTACGATCGACACCGCCAAATGCTCCGGCCACGCGCGCTGCTGGGAAGCCGCCCCCGAGGTCTTCGATATCGACGACAACGGATACGCCCTACCGCTCGACCGCGAGGTCTCCGAACCCGTCGACGCCGCGGTGCGCGCCGGCGTCGCCGCTTGCCCCGAGCGGGCCATCACGCTCTCCTGA